The DNA window TTTACGTTTTCAAATTCCCGCAGAAGACCCAAAACAGTCATTGCATATTGAAATCTTTTAAGCTTAAGTCCTTTTAATGGATCCTTCTCCTTGTGTCGTATGAAATTCATAACAAAATAGGTCAGAGTATCTTTGAGGTCATACTGGAACAGTTTAAAATCGAAGTACAGCAGCAGGCAGAGAGCAAAGTCCGACTCGGAATTCTCGTCGTCGAAATAAGTGCACGTTAAGCGCATGATCTGCAGCACGAACCTTGCATCCCGATTCCTGACGCTCTCCGCAGGACGTTCCCGATGGGCAACCTCAAGCCGCCTGTGCCGGTGCATTAGGAATGAATTGCTAATCTGTTTCATTTCTTCGGACATATCGCGTATCATTTCATGAGGACCTACATCCAAAGTGGTCATGACCATCTCCAGTACCTCAACTGGCAAGTCCAGCAATGGAATGGGTTTACTTTCTTGAGCATCCTCCTTTTTATTTTGGGATTTTTCAATATATGTTCCAAATAAAGTAAGCATGTTCCATTAAGACAGGGCGAGGAAGTTTGATTTTATAAATGATTGTTATTCAAAAGGAGACgctattaaaatatatgtttaagGCATTAGCTGACCTTAGATCCAGTGCTTGGCCACAAATTTGCAGTTCCCAGCCATATGTCACCACCTAGTCAACGTCTCAATTAGCTAACCGTCGGATATGTGCTCCCATCAGGGCTTGTTCATTAGACGCCATCAGCGGCAGGAAGCTCCAAAGTGTTGAAAAGCCAATTAGCTTTGAGCGCCGGAAGGAAGCCATAGGGGCTGTGCGTGTAAATGGAGGCTAACTGGAGCTCTGGCAAGTTTAAAGTCTTGTGAATGGAGCCGTCGAAGCCGCAGCCACTACGACCACCTGCCACCCCCACCAACAATCCACCCACCCTTAGGATCTTCCCACACCGGAGCTGCGTAATTTTCTGCGTCATTTAATTAAGCCGATTCATGGCGCCCTCGAGGGTGGTGAGCCGCGTCCGGCTAAGCCGACGTCGTAGTCTGTCCCACAAGTCGAAGCTCCCACACATCCGCACGCCCACATGTGCTCGGGTAATTAGCTCAGCCGTTCATTTcgattatttataatattttcccCTAATTATTTATTCATAACTGCTAATAGTGTTTGTTGGGCTTAAGTGCCAACGGCTTATGCGGTATTAATTGGCATCACTCGATGTCCAGTGCCAAAAACATTGATACAATGTCTTGCGGCCTAATCTATACGTCATCTTCATCTAGACTGCCGAGCTGGGCTTCTTGACCCGAGTGTCGGCCAGGAAACAGGACACCACTTGATTCTCGTTATCGGAGTCCAGAAGACGAATTTCCAGGCGCGTGGGCACCTCCGGCTGGTTGGCGGTGACTGGCAGGAGCAGCTGGTAGGTCACATCCTCGCCAGCATCTAGCGGACAGTAGGCGCCATGGAGCAGATTGCTGCACACATTGCCACGGGAGGCTTCTAGGTCATAGGGTATGGTCACTCCCAGCGAGGTCAGATGCACTTCGGCTGATAGCTTCTTCATGGTATTGCGAGCTAATGAAAGGGAGgacaaaaatattattatctCTGTATTCATTGATCTGTCAATCGAAGATAGTATCcaattaatattcattttacTTACTGGCAACAAATTGGATGTCGATTTTGGCCTCGGTTCCCTTCCACAAATCGCAGGGCAAGGCGTCACAATCGTCGATTTGCACCATCAGTGGCTGAGGATAGCTGCTGTCGGCACCTGGAACATTTATTTACCAGAAATTAGTTAATGATATTAAGAGCTTTCTTTAACTGGACTCACATTGTCTAATTGGTGTGCTGGCTGCAATCGAAGTCCACATGATAGAAAGCACTAGGCACAGGGATAACTTCTTGAAGCTGGACATTTTGCTCGTGGTTTTGGTAGCTTGTGTGTTTGCTTTGCAAGTACTAATAGTATTGTATTCCGTATTAACCAATCGTAGCAGTATTTATACCACAAGTTATCAATTTGGTACTCCTGCACTTGCCATTAATCTAATCGTTTTTGGGCTTTGAACGTTTGCACCAAAATTACGTCTGATTTTTGTGATTATATAGCGTATTAATCGCACTTAGAGGAATCCTAGGAACAAGTCTACCCAACTATTTGGTGCATACTTTATGAGTCCAATGAAAAACATGATAcatgaaaattaaatggaaGAAATCCATTCTTAAAGATTTCTTATGTATTTTTGTTCGCTCAAACAAGTATGTTTTTTAGATCAGTATCGATGCCAGCTAAACACTTTAAGGTAAAAACTATTTTAGTTAGATTAAAATATTCTAATGAATCAATAGGAGTGCTCAAGATAGAAACGGTGCTAATCATCCAAGTGCCAACATGATTGCTTTCCAGGTTCCCCAAAACCCTATATGACTCATATGCGTTCGAAGGAGCCATAGTTGGCAGTCATATAACGTCAGTGAGTACATTTGAACTTGTTTAGGTGCATGGTCTGCTAATTTTGGCCCAGATAAGTCGGCCAGCAGGAACGCACACCTGTTGTGTTCTTGGCGATTTTGAGTTCATTTGTACGCAGACCAATGGAAGCAATACAATTAGAAAGCGATCATCGAGTATTTATTGAAAGAAACCCGGCAAGCGAGATTACCAGATTACCAGATTGCGACACTATCCACtcgttgcatactttcaggcCATCGGActatatgctatatatatatgtgtatatagagCAACCCTCCGCCGATCGGCATTAACATCAATTTATATGCATAGCCAATTTGTAGCAAGTTTTACACAATTTCTTACACCCACTTGACTCGTTGAGGGCGAAAACAGCCGCTGCCGTCAAGGGTTGGCCAAATTTCATCAATATTTCCTGATTTTGTTCGCAAATTCAACTGTTTTATATGCAAATTAGCTAAGCGATTTTTCGCCCCCGCCACcaattgattttaaaatgtttacgtTCCTTCGTAAATGACTAAATGATTGCCGAGATTTCGGGTTCGGAACGGAAACTTGAGCATTCAATTGACCGAAACGtttgtttaatttgcatttttataattaatttgcgcgttaatgaaattttaatgcatttccAGTGGAATTTTGGGGTGGAAActgaatttcaattttatcaatttgcaatttgaaAAGTTCACTTTTCTTAAAactatttgcatatttgcacATTTAACAATCATTTCAAGGCAATCCACCTTCAAAGGTTAATAATTTACAGTTCCTGGGAAACCACTAGGCATTTTCCCAGGAATTCCAACTCGTACTCGGTATCCACCAATGGCAAAGGATATTACTTTTGAAAAGTCGTGCTCTGAAATTATGTAACTCAAGGGTTCCAgctaacattttaattatacGCAGGTAGCCAGAAATTGAGAGCGAGTGGCacatatttatgcaaattaagcAAACTTCTTTTCGCTTGAAGTGGGCACATTTCTCAGCTGAAATTGCGTTGCCAGGCGGGCGGAAGGACGCAGGAGCGGCAAGGACATGCCCCTAAATGCCAACACTTTGGGGGGAAATCGCTCCATAGCTCCACACAGCTCAACAGCCGAACTTGTTGCAACGCATGTTCTTCCTGATTTCGGAGAACATGAATTTCGCATTCACTTAATTACAGCGCCAAAAGAACAGGAACGTCTGTTCAGCGGGGACTGAGCAATTAATTAGCATCCCTGGCCGCGCTTGACATGCtggaaaaatttaataaaatacattttttgcaTGACGGCATATGCAAATTGCCATTGGCAAATGAGTCTCCGCCAGTGCGGCCATATCAAAGGGTGCAGCAGGGCGAGAAATACCTGCCATGACGCCACCCCCAACAATTTTCCCAGTGGAAAGTGCGAGGAATTGTCTCAAGGCCAGTTGGTCACTTGGTTGACCAAAAGCAATCATAGATTTTTCCTTGTTAAAGAAATTCAGTTGAATGCACTTGGATAGTTGGAGCTACACCCTTTTGCGTTTGGGTTGCTCTGACCAATGCTGCCCATTAGCCTCATTTCGAGAAAAAATAACTTTGTTCAAAGcaatgccaaaaatagttatataaagcattataaacatatttcaagtacatacacaaacatttaaatgttctgtGACATTAAAAGTATTagaattattttaaaattaaatactatGTGGCATTGGCAGCACTGGCTTTGACCCCATTGGCAGCACCTGTTGAGGGGTAAAAAGGACACGGGTTCATGGGCAATTGGGCGTGAGTGGCCTTTTGGGAAAATTCCTTTATTAATTGACAGCACACGGCAGCAGCTCAAAAAATGTAATGAAAAATTAACAACACGAAAATCAAATTGCCGCCTAATTGAGACACAATGGCCGCGCCAGTTTGTCAGTTTGTCGTTCGGTATTGAATTACGTGCAAACAAATATCAAATTGAAATAGAATAGACATCCGGATGACGGGCAACGGGAGTTGCCAGGGGGAAAGGCCACAGGATTGGCGTGACAAATTGTTTGGCTTTGGCGCTGGCATTTAATGTCTGGCTTGATTTGACAAATTAATTGAGTTACCTCGGCAGCGGGCTTTTCAGGGCGGGGCTAGTGATAGCCAGTAACTAAGTAACTAACCAGTCTATTCAAAAATGAAAGCTCAGTGAACCCCATGTGGCCAAGTCAAAaagtgttgcctacttttcgTCTCGAAATAATCAATAATCAATGTCTTAGcccccccacacacacgcacataaacattattgatataaaAGGGCACATCAAAGATAAGCTGAGCATCCGTAAAATACATTTGGGAATATGCAAAAATGGAGATTACCCAAAAGTGCAAACGGAAGTCGAGGCAAGTGGAAATGTTTGCCTGCAAAAGTATTCGGGTATCAGATTTTCCGGCCCAGATAATTGCATTAGATGCCACCGAAAATAGAATCCCGGAATCAATGTATCAGGACTGAGGACTCCGGTTGATGCTAATCAAATATTGCGGTTCCCTAAGATCCATTTCAGGCTATATGTCGGGGATATTTTTTGTCGTGCCGGATTTTCCATTGCTTTGACATATTAAATAATGTCACAACAATTACATGTGAGGAGCAACGACAGTTTCTgggtaaaaagaaaaaaatacatttgcCGGGGAAAAGGGTGGCAAGTTCAAAAGCATTTCGAGAAAATCTCATGCTACGCTGCGGCTGTCCACATGGCAAGTCACCACCAACCGATGCGAAATGTTGCAAAATATCGGCGAGCGTGGATTGAGAAATAGAGACAAAGTTCCAAAACATAATGCATGTTTTGGCTGGAGAACCCCTTGAGCGACCCTCGCTTCTTTTACCTTTGGAAAATTCGCCAACATTTGAGTTCCGGGTAGGTAGGATGGCGTCGTGGAGGGGGAGTTATCTTTTCCAGCTTACTTGCGTCCGTTTCCTTTATACTCGCACATTTTCCTGCCCCGCAGAAGTTCCATTGTCAGTGGCTTTGGCCGAGGCACAAATGTCTGTGGGTTTTCCATTGCCATCAGGGGCTTAGTGGCCTGCCTGCGGAGTGCTCAGGGATTTATTTTGGCACTGCCTTTGTGCTCCCGGATCCCATGAACTCGGCGATAAAGTGATAAAATTCAGCAAACcgttttcataattttccgATCCATTCGCAGGGGCCAGTGATTGCAGATGTAATGCTGTGAATTGATTGGGAAAATCTTCATTTGATTAGATACACTTATTTATAAAGTATTTGGTTATTAAGTAATTGgtaacaatttaattaaaattttatgaaGTAATTTATGGGATCCAAATTGATTCAAATGTTAAATTTTGTAGGaactaatttttaattttttcccatTTGAGTGCTATAGCATTCATCCAAAATAAGAAGTCACCGACCACGATTAGATAGTCCAAATCCGATCGCATTAGCCGAGATACAGCTCGGTTCTGGCTATAAAAACGATGTGGGCACCGTTGGCCGAAAGCAATTCGCATTGAGAAACATGGAAGTCAAGGTGTTGGTTCTGATCTCCCTAGGATTATTGCTATCGCTGGCTGAGGCTCAGCAGGAGCATCCGGCGACGTCTGTGAAGAAATGTAAGTACATTTTCTAAACAAAAAGTCAGTACCCATAATACAACACAATAATCCCATGATAATTAGGTTCCGGAAGTAAACCCTTTCCGCTCGAGGTGCGTGTCCACAACTGCGTTACTCCACCCTGCCAGATTGTGAAGGGAACGACCCAGAAGTTCGAGATCGATTTCGCCGTGGACAAGTACATCACCCAGCTGACGACCTTGGTAAAGGCCACCACACTCGGAATCATCACGGTGCCATATGAACTGCCTGCGGATGTGGCTGCCGTGTG is part of the Drosophila sechellia strain sech25 chromosome 3R, ASM438219v1, whole genome shotgun sequence genome and encodes:
- the LOC6621198 gene encoding uncharacterized protein LOC6621198, whose translation is MSSFKKLSLCLVLSIMWTSIAASTPIRQCADSSYPQPLMVQIDDCDALPCDLWKGTEAKIDIQFVATRNTMKKLSAEVHLTSLGVTIPYDLEASRGNVCSNLLHGAYCPLDAGEDVTYQLLLPVTANQPEVPTRLEIRLLDSDNENQVVSCFLADTRVKKPSSAV
- the LOC6607001 gene encoding uncharacterized protein LOC6607001 — protein: MEVKVLVLISLGLLLSLAEAQQEHPATSVKKCSGSKPFPLEVRVHNCVTPPCQIVKGTTQKFEIDFAVDKYITQLTTLVKATTLGIITVPYELPADVAAVCPNLQYGAYCPLYPTEDVSYLFTFPIGEYPEIGVKIEIYLVDQDNEIATCFVCDIKVVKGNGGNTVYLN